The proteins below come from a single Synechococcus sp. WH 8101 genomic window:
- a CDS encoding N-acetylmuramoyl-L-alanine amidase, protein MVPDHLTRLWSRWRAGWGAGGRDPWRWLPVVGSAVAIGLMGALWLSAEDPKTGAEQRRPSLLDLLEEVTEQGRPEQAQPDQPPPKQPRAVAWSSPLAQQCSGIDPKLRQRLLQERRQLPGRRQRIAIDPTNFGDRYRRDPWGRNLNPSPRVVVLHETVYSLSSALNTFRTPHPRDEDQVSYHTLIGLDGTVVDVVDPLKRAFGAGYSAFLGEWAATNPNFQGSVNNFALHLSLETPEDGQHNNPGHSGYTEAQYDALALVLHDWIRSFGIPPAAITTHEHVDLGGERADPRSFDWSALQQRLAALGDLCAG, encoded by the coding sequence ATGGTTCCAGATCATCTGACCAGGCTGTGGAGTCGCTGGCGTGCCGGCTGGGGCGCTGGGGGGCGCGATCCGTGGCGCTGGTTGCCCGTGGTCGGCTCGGCAGTGGCGATTGGCCTGATGGGAGCCCTCTGGCTCAGCGCCGAGGACCCCAAGACGGGCGCAGAGCAGCGTCGCCCTTCCCTGCTGGACCTATTGGAGGAGGTGACGGAGCAGGGGCGGCCGGAGCAGGCGCAACCGGATCAACCCCCACCGAAGCAGCCGCGGGCCGTCGCCTGGTCCTCGCCCCTGGCGCAGCAATGCAGCGGCATCGACCCGAAGCTGCGCCAGCGCCTCCTGCAGGAACGCCGCCAGCTGCCTGGTCGCCGTCAGAGAATCGCCATCGATCCGACCAACTTCGGCGACCGTTACCGCCGCGACCCTTGGGGCCGCAACCTCAATCCCAGCCCCCGGGTGGTGGTGCTGCATGAAACCGTTTATTCACTCTCCTCCGCCCTCAACACCTTCCGCACGCCCCATCCCCGCGATGAGGATCAGGTGAGTTATCACACCCTGATCGGCCTCGATGGCACGGTGGTGGATGTGGTGGATCCGCTCAAACGGGCCTTTGGAGCGGGATATTCCGCTTTTCTGGGGGAATGGGCGGCCACCAACCCGAACTTCCAGGGATCGGTGAACAACTTCGCCCTGCATCTCAGCTTGGAAACGCCGGAGGACGGTCAGCACAACAACCCGGGCCACAGCGGTTACACCGAGGCGCAATACGACGCGCTGGCCCTGGTGTTGCACGACTGGATCCGCAGCTTCGGCATCCCGCCCGCTGCCATCACCACCCATGAACATGTGGATCTGGGCGGAGAGCGGGCTGATCCGCGCAGCTTCGACTGGTCGGCCCTGCAGCAACGCCTCGCCGCCCTCGGCGATCTGTGCGCCGGCTAA
- a CDS encoding glucose-6-phosphate isomerase translates to MSFPDFSASDAQTQWQRFCDLLWFHDDLGMWLDVSRMHVNSADLDALAPQFDQAFQAMQALEGGAIANADEQRQVGHYWLRQPQLAPSPEVADHISAEIDQIEQFGKAVIAGEIKAPNGAAFTDVLWIGIGGSGLGPLLMIRALQKQGEGLPFHFFDNVDPNGMSRVLAGLGEAIKTTLVITVSKSGGTPEPHLGMEQARHRLEASGGDWPGQAVAITMKNSHLDQQAQQEGWLQRFDMFDWVGGRTSITSAVGLVPGALIGANIRDFLAGAAQMDEATRLADLRRNPSALMAASWFVAGEGKGKRDMVVLPYRDRLEVFSRYLQQLVMESLGKRLDRSGAEVHQGIAVYGNKGSTDQHAYVQQLRDGVDNFFVTFIEELTDVEDIPEINGERPGDFLDGFLQGTRSALTEGGRQSISISMRHLDARRLGALIALFERAVGFYGELVNINAYHQPGVEAGKKAAAAILKLQGQVEALLADGVSRSAADVQQAIGEGPVEPIFWILRHLCANKRGYIAQGSWDQPASLRFSKA, encoded by the coding sequence ATGAGCTTTCCGGATTTCAGTGCAAGCGATGCCCAGACCCAGTGGCAGCGCTTCTGTGATCTGCTCTGGTTTCACGATGATCTGGGGATGTGGCTCGATGTGAGTCGCATGCACGTGAACAGCGCCGACCTCGACGCCCTCGCTCCCCAGTTTGACCAGGCTTTCCAGGCGATGCAGGCCCTGGAGGGCGGGGCCATCGCCAATGCGGATGAACAGCGGCAGGTGGGCCACTACTGGCTGCGCCAACCCCAGCTGGCCCCCAGCCCCGAGGTTGCCGACCACATCAGCGCCGAGATCGACCAGATCGAGCAGTTCGGCAAGGCGGTGATCGCCGGTGAGATCAAGGCTCCCAATGGTGCGGCCTTCACCGATGTGCTCTGGATCGGCATCGGCGGCAGCGGTCTTGGCCCCCTGCTGATGATCCGGGCGCTGCAGAAGCAAGGGGAAGGCCTGCCGTTTCACTTCTTCGACAATGTCGATCCCAACGGCATGAGCCGCGTGCTCGCTGGCCTGGGCGAGGCGATCAAGACCACGCTGGTGATCACGGTGAGCAAGTCCGGTGGCACGCCGGAGCCGCACCTGGGCATGGAGCAGGCCCGTCACCGCCTCGAGGCCAGCGGGGGTGATTGGCCAGGTCAGGCGGTGGCGATCACGATGAAGAACAGCCACCTCGACCAGCAAGCCCAGCAGGAGGGGTGGCTGCAGCGCTTCGACATGTTCGATTGGGTGGGGGGACGCACCAGCATCACCAGCGCCGTGGGCCTCGTGCCCGGCGCCCTGATCGGTGCCAACATTCGCGATTTCCTCGCCGGTGCCGCCCAGATGGATGAGGCGACCCGGCTCGCCGATCTGCGCCGCAATCCCTCCGCCCTGATGGCTGCCTCCTGGTTTGTGGCCGGTGAGGGCAAGGGCAAGCGCGACATGGTGGTGCTGCCCTACCGCGATCGGCTCGAGGTGTTCAGCCGCTACCTGCAGCAACTGGTGATGGAGTCGCTGGGCAAGCGTCTCGATCGCAGCGGCGCCGAGGTGCATCAGGGCATTGCCGTGTATGGCAACAAGGGCTCCACCGATCAGCACGCCTACGTGCAGCAACTGCGGGACGGGGTCGACAATTTCTTCGTCACTTTCATCGAAGAGCTCACCGATGTGGAGGACATCCCGGAGATCAACGGCGAACGCCCCGGCGATTTCCTCGATGGCTTCCTGCAGGGCACCCGCTCAGCCCTCACGGAGGGCGGTCGCCAGAGCATCAGCATCAGCATGCGCCACCTCGATGCTCGCCGTCTCGGTGCTCTGATCGCTCTGTTCGAGAGGGCGGTGGGCTTCTACGGCGAACTGGTGAACATCAATGCCTATCACCAACCGGGCGTGGAGGCCGGCAAAAAAGCGGCGGCCGCCATCCTCAAGTTGCAGGGTCAGGTGGAGGCCCTGCTCGCCGACGGTGTGAGCCGCTCCGCCGCTGATGTGCAGCAGGCGATCGGTGAAGGACCCGTGGAGCCGATTTTCTGGATCCTGCGTCACCTCTGCGCCAACAAGCGGGGCTACATCGCCCAGGGCAGCTGGGATCAACCCGCCTCGCTGCGCTTCAGCAAGGCCTGA
- a CDS encoding helicase DnaB produces MERLRSQLRGLARPLVWSPLVALLVLVQLLQALRQPQPLPIAAADGGPTTPQTLQPEAEPTDFSPEELAYLQRRFGVHGPQTPLAQLFTRGVDQLEPLRANTLLRLRELKPVILRESKRLRVNPMLISGILYDEIQHSKPGEGLPFVAHSGLVSTLGPAQLGISELIHQGKLPPEPSAADIAAARELLLDPESNVALLAGKMARLKAELGFSTRSPLIASRSPMEAKAIATLAYLHNGKLDYPARILRYMQDPALHGLIYSQQRSALGGLI; encoded by the coding sequence ATGGAACGGTTGCGTTCACAACTGCGAGGTCTGGCCCGCCCACTCGTCTGGTCACCCCTGGTGGCCCTTCTGGTGCTGGTTCAGCTCCTGCAGGCCCTGCGCCAGCCCCAGCCTCTGCCCATCGCTGCCGCTGATGGTGGGCCGACCACGCCCCAGACCCTGCAGCCGGAAGCGGAACCCACGGATTTCTCGCCCGAGGAGCTGGCCTACCTACAGCGGCGCTTCGGGGTCCATGGCCCCCAGACCCCCCTCGCCCAGTTGTTCACCCGCGGCGTCGATCAGCTCGAACCGCTCCGCGCCAACACGCTGCTTCGCCTCAGGGAGCTGAAACCGGTGATCCTGCGGGAATCCAAGCGGTTGCGGGTCAATCCGATGCTGATCAGCGGCATCCTCTACGACGAGATCCAACACTCCAAACCCGGCGAAGGTCTTCCCTTCGTGGCCCACTCCGGCCTGGTGAGCACCCTGGGCCCGGCCCAGCTGGGCATCAGCGAACTGATCCATCAGGGCAAACTGCCGCCGGAACCCAGCGCTGCCGACATTGCCGCAGCCCGCGAGTTGCTGCTCGATCCCGAGTCGAATGTGGCGCTGCTCGCTGGCAAGATGGCGCGTCTCAAGGCCGAACTCGGCTTCTCCACCCGCTCGCCGTTGATCGCCAGCCGTTCACCGATGGAGGCGAAAGCGATCGCCACCCTGGCCTATCTCCACAACGGCAAGCTCGACTATCCGGCGCGCATCCTCCGTTACATGCAGGATCCGGCCTTGCATGGACTGATCTACTCACAGCAGCGTTCCGCCCTCGGTGGCCTGATCTGA